Proteins encoded together in one Desulfosporosinus meridiei DSM 13257 window:
- a CDS encoding PAS domain S-box protein, with translation MNEAYLNNYSVKEEIQVQLESLHKKFRESQIQLQTIFDEAIIGIVLLNYETGISLCNPAFQEMLGYSENELKTMNFLEFTHPDDLIKELEIYRKVTESKIDKYQLEKRYIRKDKSIIWGWLSLTITRNSLDKPEYVIAMVENITQRKLTEESLRESEEQFRNLFENSMDGICITKPDGTIISANPAICEMLGMTDGEICAVGRKGIVDFSDGRVSKLLVEREQTGKFKGEYYAIHKSGKRIPVEATSKFYWNSKGEKVASVISRDITDRIKTRQEIDRLDRLNLIGQMAAGIGHEIRNPLTIVRGYLQLLGSRPENAVQRPTFDLMISELDRANCIITEFLSLARTKQTDLIVQSLNDILHNLYPLIEADTYSQNKQISFNPGIIPNLELNKNEISQLVLNLTRNALEAMKEQGRLTIATGLENKKVVLVIEDEGSGISSEEIEKIGTPFYTTKDNGTGLGLTTCFKIAEAHHAKIDVESSPKGTKFLIAFPIPSINP, from the coding sequence ATGAATGAAGCCTATTTAAATAATTATTCGGTCAAAGAAGAGATTCAAGTCCAACTAGAATCTCTTCACAAAAAATTCAGAGAAAGTCAAATACAACTTCAAACGATATTTGATGAAGCGATTATAGGTATTGTTTTGTTAAATTATGAAACAGGTATAAGTCTATGTAACCCAGCATTTCAAGAAATGCTGGGTTATTCGGAAAATGAGCTTAAGACTATGAATTTTCTTGAATTTACACATCCGGATGATTTAATAAAGGAGCTGGAAATATATCGAAAAGTAACTGAGAGCAAAATTGATAAATATCAATTAGAGAAAAGGTATATTAGAAAGGATAAATCCATTATCTGGGGTTGGCTAAGTTTAACAATTACCAGAAACTCTTTAGACAAGCCTGAATATGTCATCGCAATGGTCGAAAACATAACACAGCGTAAATTAACTGAAGAGTCATTGCGCGAGAGTGAAGAACAATTTAGAAATCTTTTTGAAAATAGCATGGACGGGATTTGTATCACCAAGCCTGATGGCACCATTATTTCAGCAAATCCCGCAATCTGTGAAATGTTGGGTATGACGGATGGGGAGATATGTGCAGTTGGCAGAAAAGGTATTGTTGATTTTTCGGATGGTAGAGTAAGCAAACTTCTAGTTGAGAGAGAGCAAACAGGCAAATTCAAGGGAGAATATTATGCAATTCACAAGAGTGGTAAAAGAATTCCTGTTGAAGCAACCTCTAAGTTTTATTGGAATAGTAAAGGAGAGAAAGTTGCCTCAGTTATTTCGAGAGATATTACTGATAGGATAAAGACACGGCAGGAGATTGACCGATTAGATAGATTAAACTTGATAGGACAAATGGCTGCAGGGATTGGACATGAAATAAGGAATCCATTGACAATTGTACGTGGCTATCTCCAATTATTGGGGTCGAGGCCAGAAAACGCAGTTCAAAGGCCTACCTTTGATTTAATGATATCTGAATTGGATCGGGCAAATTGCATCATCACTGAATTTTTGTCACTTGCTAGAACCAAACAAACAGATCTAATAGTTCAAAGTCTAAATGATATTTTACACAATTTATATCCTCTCATAGAGGCAGACACATATAGTCAGAACAAACAGATTAGCTTCAATCCGGGAATTATCCCAAATCTCGAATTAAATAAGAACGAAATCTCTCAGCTCGTTCTCAACCTAACTCGCAATGCTCTCGAAGCAATGAAAGAACAAGGGAGACTTACTATTGCTACTGGTTTAGAGAATAAAAAGGTAGTACTTGTCATAGAAGATGAGGGGAGTGGCATATCCTCGGAGGAAATAGAAAAAATAGGGACACCTTTCTATACCACTAAAGATAATGGAACAGGCCTTGGACTTACCACATGTTTTAAAATTGCTGAAGCTCATCATGCAAAAATTGATGTAGAATCAAGCCCAAAGGGGACAAAGTTTTTAATAGCATTTCCTATCCCAAGTATCAATCCTTAG
- a CDS encoding RidA family protein: protein MSNYNAVLARNTENAPKGIGPYSQTVAFSHYNNLSAQLPIDPKSGKLVAGGAKEQAEQCFKNIKAIVDSIDHVMSDIVRITVFVKNIKDIDAVDEVYKTFFPGYVPTRTNVAVAALPMDALVQIEALVSNGEGTIPNAPQAGDLIKLTNNTANAPTCPLSTQAVAFSHYNNLSAQLPIDPKSGRVVAGGVKEQAGQCLKNIKAILESIDVPFDDIVKINIFLKNLSDIEAVNEVYTTFFPDSGIARAVAYVPARTIVPASALPMGALVQIEAVVSHGDGTPPQAVEDRHGLIIEANNTGNAPKSSLYTQTVAFSHYNHISAQLPLNPKTGEMVAGGVKEQAGQCLKNLKAIVESVDHVMDDVVKVNIFLKNIADINAVDEVYTTFFPSRVPARRTVGVSALPKDALVQIDAVVSNAEGTPPKA from the coding sequence ATGAGCAACTATAACGCAGTATTAGCAAGAAATACGGAAAATGCTCCAAAGGGTATCGGTCCATATTCACAAACTGTCGCTTTCTCTCATTACAATAATCTTTCAGCTCAATTACCCATCGATCCAAAGTCTGGCAAGTTAGTCGCTGGTGGTGCAAAAGAGCAGGCTGAACAGTGTTTTAAAAATATAAAAGCAATTGTAGACAGCATCGACCATGTTATGAGCGATATTGTTAGAATCACTGTATTCGTTAAAAATATCAAAGATATTGATGCTGTAGACGAAGTTTATAAAACATTCTTCCCAGGCTATGTTCCTACACGGACGAATGTCGCAGTTGCTGCTTTGCCTATGGATGCTTTGGTGCAAATTGAAGCCCTTGTTTCAAACGGTGAAGGTACAATTCCAAACGCACCACAAGCAGGCGACCTCATAAAGCTTACAAATAACACAGCTAATGCGCCAACATGTCCTCTATCTACGCAAGCTGTAGCTTTTTCTCATTACAATAATCTTTCAGCTCAATTACCTATTGATCCGAAATCTGGTAGAGTGGTAGCCGGTGGTGTAAAAGAGCAGGCTGGACAGTGCTTAAAGAATATCAAGGCAATTTTAGAAAGTATTGACGTTCCTTTTGACGATATTGTTAAAATTAATATCTTCCTCAAAAACCTCTCGGATATTGAAGCCGTAAACGAAGTTTATACAACATTTTTCCCAGACTCGGGTATCGCCAGGGCCGTAGCCTATGTCCCTGCACGGACAATAGTTCCAGCTTCAGCTTTACCTATGGGTGCTTTGGTACAAATCGAAGCAGTGGTTTCACACGGAGATGGTACCCCCCCACAAGCTGTTGAAGACAGGCATGGACTCATCATAGAAGCAAACAATACGGGAAATGCACCCAAAAGTTCTCTATATACACAAACTGTAGCTTTTTCTCATTACAATCATATTTCAGCTCAATTACCACTAAACCCAAAAACAGGTGAAATGGTAGCTGGTGGTGTAAAAGAGCAGGCTGGACAGTGCTTAAAAAATCTCAAGGCAATTGTAGAAAGTGTCGACCACGTTATGGACGATGTGGTTAAAGTAAATATTTTCCTTAAAAATATCGCAGATATTAATGCAGTAGACGAAGTTTACACAACATTCTTCCCAAGCAGGGTTCCTGCACGAAGAACAGTTGGGGTATCAGCTTTACCTAAAGATGCTTTAGTCCAAATCGATGCAGTTGTATCAAACGCTGAAGGAACACCTCCTAAAGCATAG
- a CDS encoding amino acid ABC transporter permease, with protein sequence MDYVLTILPVLLKGLKLSLTVYGIVIILIFPIAILAAIGKVSGPKILKKILQLYTWIWRGTPLLLQLFFIYFGLPYFDINLPPLVAVIIAFVLNVAAYETEIIRAGIESIDKGQYEAAKSLGMTYFQTMRRIIIPQTIRRVLPATANEAILTFKDTALVAAIGMGDLLRSAKEVVTTDFKITAFFVAFGFYLIISSLLLQVFSRLEKKYSIYE encoded by the coding sequence ATGGATTACGTTCTGACGATATTACCCGTTTTGTTAAAGGGTTTAAAGCTATCCCTAACAGTTTATGGAATTGTAATAATTTTAATCTTTCCAATAGCTATTTTGGCGGCTATTGGTAAAGTATCGGGGCCGAAAATTCTCAAGAAAATCCTACAATTATATACTTGGATATGGCGAGGCACCCCTTTGCTGCTGCAATTATTTTTCATCTATTTTGGGCTGCCGTACTTTGATATTAATTTACCGCCTTTAGTTGCAGTAATTATTGCCTTTGTCTTGAATGTAGCTGCCTATGAAACAGAAATTATCAGGGCAGGTATTGAATCTATTGACAAAGGCCAGTATGAAGCTGCAAAGTCCCTGGGAATGACCTATTTTCAAACCATGAGGCGAATTATTATACCCCAAACAATCAGGAGGGTTCTGCCCGCCACGGCCAATGAAGCAATTCTTACCTTTAAGGACACAGCTCTCGTTGCAGCAATCGGTATGGGGGATTTATTGCGTTCGGCTAAGGAAGTTGTGACAACTGATTTTAAAATTACCGCTTTCTTTGTGGCGTTTGGTTTTTACCTAATTATTTCTTCACTTTTGCTTCAAGTTTTTAGCAGGTTAGAGAAGAAATATTCGATTTACGAATAA
- a CDS encoding amino acid ABC transporter ATP-binding protein encodes MTMIRMNNIHKYFAGVHVLKGVSLEVNKGEIISIIGPSGSGKSTLLRCMNQLEKIDQGSVEIEGIVVEAAGDVGVKITATPQEVRTAYRKMGMVFQSFNLFPHMTALGNVIEAPMLVHRLSKGEAVKNAEKQLNKVGLLEKKDAFPSKLSGGQKQRVAIARALAMNPDIMLFDEPTSALDPELIGEVLSVIKNLAQEHMTMIIVTHEMGFAKEISDRVIFMDDGKILEDQSPAVFFDNPRHPRIKTFLEKML; translated from the coding sequence ATGACAATGATACGTATGAATAACATTCATAAATATTTTGCTGGAGTACATGTTCTAAAGGGAGTATCTTTAGAAGTTAATAAAGGGGAGATTATATCGATTATTGGGCCAAGTGGATCTGGGAAAAGCACTTTGCTCCGCTGTATGAATCAGTTAGAAAAGATAGACCAAGGAAGTGTTGAGATAGAAGGAATTGTAGTTGAAGCAGCAGGGGATGTTGGTGTCAAGATTACTGCTACCCCTCAGGAGGTAAGAACAGCCTATCGGAAAATGGGTATGGTTTTTCAAAGCTTTAATCTATTTCCACATATGACTGCCCTAGGCAATGTAATTGAGGCACCAATGCTTGTTCATAGACTTAGTAAAGGTGAAGCTGTTAAAAACGCGGAGAAGCAACTTAACAAGGTGGGATTACTGGAGAAAAAGGATGCCTTTCCTTCCAAGTTGTCCGGTGGTCAAAAACAGCGAGTAGCTATTGCTCGTGCCCTGGCGATGAATCCGGATATTATGCTGTTTGATGAACCAACCTCAGCTCTTGACCCGGAGTTAATTGGAGAAGTCCTAAGTGTCATTAAGAACCTGGCTCAGGAGCATATGACTATGATTATTGTGACTCATGAAATGGGATTTGCCAAGGAAATTTCCGACCGGGTTATTTTTATGGATGACGGAAAAATTCTTGAAGATCAAAGTCCGGCTGTTTTCTTTGATAATCCACGTCATCCTAGGATAAAGACGTTTTTAGAAAAAATGCTCTAA
- a CDS encoding amino acid ABC transporter permease: MDHLEYVLSILPFIASGLKLTAKVYAATLLFALPVGLLAAVGKVKGPKIITRLLYLYTWIWRGTPLLLQLFFVFYGLPIIGIRLSPFAAATITYTLNSGAYLTEIFRGGIESIDKGQYEAAKVLGMTYPQTMRRIIIPQTVRRVLPPTCSEAVNLVKETALLAVIGMPDLLRIATQIFTRDFNITPFIVAFVLYLIVSSVLVKLFGTLEKKYSIYE; this comes from the coding sequence ATGGATCATCTGGAATATGTTCTAAGTATACTTCCGTTTATCGCATCAGGTTTAAAATTAACTGCTAAGGTATATGCAGCAACTTTATTATTTGCTCTGCCTGTCGGGCTTTTAGCTGCTGTTGGCAAAGTAAAAGGTCCCAAGATAATCACCAGGCTATTATATTTATATACATGGATTTGGAGAGGTACTCCCTTGCTCCTGCAATTATTCTTCGTGTTCTACGGTTTGCCGATTATTGGAATACGGCTTTCTCCCTTCGCCGCAGCAACGATTACCTATACCTTGAATTCTGGGGCCTATCTGACAGAAATTTTCCGAGGGGGAATAGAATCCATTGACAAAGGTCAATATGAAGCTGCCAAAGTATTAGGGATGACCTATCCCCAGACTATGCGCAGAATCATTATCCCTCAAACAGTGAGACGGGTCTTACCTCCAACCTGTAGTGAGGCAGTAAATTTAGTAAAGGAAACTGCCCTCTTGGCCGTGATTGGGATGCCGGATTTATTACGTATTGCAACTCAGATTTTCACTCGAGATTTTAATATCACACCATTTATTGTAGCCTTTGTTTTATACCTAATCGTCTCTTCTGTTCTTGTCAAACTTTTTGGTACATTAGAGAAGAAATATTCGATATATGAATAG
- a CDS encoding amino acid ABC transporter substrate-binding protein, with product MKRRWLTLLAVICTVALLTAGCAQKAPDTKPTDKAQTGDQSWNKIKEKGEFVIGLDDNYPPAGFRDKAGELVGFDIDLAKEAAKRLGVKAVFKPVQWDGVLLNLKSGEIDLIWNALGITPERQKEIGFTDSYMADRNIIVVKAGSPIKSKADLAGKTVGLQLGSTAEPAVTKDEISSKLKEIRKFESPTVALMDLDAGRIDAVVTNEMNARYLVTTEKTADKYYILTEQEGDFGKEPFGVGVRLEDKTFLAELNRVLNEMKADGTAAKISNEWFGSNIIK from the coding sequence ATGAAAAGAAGATGGTTAACACTATTAGCAGTAATCTGTACGGTGGCTCTTTTGACAGCGGGTTGTGCTCAGAAAGCTCCGGATACAAAACCGACAGACAAGGCTCAAACCGGTGACCAATCCTGGAATAAAATTAAGGAAAAAGGAGAATTTGTCATAGGTTTGGATGATAATTACCCGCCTGCCGGCTTCCGGGACAAAGCAGGGGAACTTGTTGGCTTTGATATTGATTTAGCTAAAGAAGCGGCCAAGCGTTTAGGTGTCAAAGCCGTTTTCAAGCCGGTTCAATGGGACGGAGTTCTCTTAAATCTTAAAAGTGGAGAAATAGACCTTATTTGGAACGCCTTGGGCATAACCCCTGAAAGACAGAAAGAGATTGGTTTTACGGATAGTTACATGGCAGACAGGAATATAATAGTAGTAAAGGCAGGTTCTCCAATCAAGTCTAAAGCTGACTTAGCAGGAAAAACCGTCGGCCTGCAATTAGGAAGTACTGCCGAGCCAGCGGTTACTAAAGATGAGATCTCCTCAAAGCTAAAAGAGATCAGAAAGTTTGAAAGCCCCACAGTCGCCTTAATGGATTTAGATGCAGGCCGTATTGATGCAGTGGTGACTAATGAAATGAATGCTCGTTATCTGGTTACTACTGAAAAAACTGCGGATAAATACTATATCTTGACGGAACAAGAAGGGGATTTTGGCAAAGAACCTTTTGGAGTAGGTGTACGCCTGGAAGACAAAACCTTCCTTGCAGAGCTTAACCGTGTTCTCAATGAAATGAAAGCAGATGGAACGGCTGCTAAAATCAGTAATGAATGGTTTGGTTCAAACATTATTAAGTAG